The window gaggttccttatgcaaaaacagagctccggtcatttggttcatttcctcgcattagagaattaacatatagtcaattctctaaccggtgctgtacagatgcatccctttaatggatttcagctctaattccctctcactgatacaacttgcaatggctcatccctctcacctagcatttgccattcaatatgatctttaactttggacttcccttctcaagctcgcaagagataactaatggatgtctccttggagtccaaaagcttaccaagtgttggcaattctagaaaatcctactttcaagtcacttcccaaaagctctcaagaggtaaactagtgcatctccatggacggagatcacttgccttacccagtgttggctcaagtgaattgaaggtgttttaagttaactaaaaacatagaaatcattaaaggatcatactttctctttattaatggctgaaaccacaaagttataaattcttgcacttggaacctttcccggcaaccttagctccaaggaactaaaagtctagccactcattctctgagaaaacttcctcagagcttgtttggctagtaagaaaaattaacgagaaaacacaaatatatatatatgaaaaactgaacaagtgctctgtagatatattacttatacaaaaggttgtctctgagaacaagctcccagAATCTACATTATCCCTGcgtaaaggaaattacaaactatatataagaggttattcacccctctgttcttacttaaagactaaggaatcctatgataggtgggttacaaggagactttggggatttagacatcaaatatctaaagaaaaatatcccaaaatatctcaaaatgtcggtcggaaatatcaggaagctttaggagaacacTGCAGCTGTGCATAGCTGTTACAcagatggctgcgaaatggatCCGACGGATCGCAAGTGTTTGACGCGCAAGCTGTCCGGAGAATCTGAATTGGCGGCTGcagatgctctccgggtaagcgctataaGATGATCCGGACATGTTTGTctggggaagttgaaacgcctccTCTCCCATTCGGCGCTAAgagccggatgtgaaatatccggataAGGGGTGGAATgacggcggacagaattccggatgtgagacatccggagaagatGAAACATCGCAAAGGGGGACCATCTGTGTGTACAAGGTGTAGAGACCCCTTCTcctgatgacacggagcacGTAttgctatccggagcaacttCATCCGGATCCCCAGGTTGAATGAGCTATACCGCGCATTGTTATCCGGAGCACTACATCCGGATTCCTCCAAGCGGACACATGGCGACGCTCCCCCTATCTGGAACAACTCCCTTCggtggtgtgtccggacgccctgtccggacatcttttgtcatggattccaaagaactctcctcaatctctgattgctctggtgatcaaaaagctatcaaaacaccaaaacttaacacaaatttgattagaattgattgcaagggtccttaacatgccaattgagttaaaagggaataactactactcaaaagtgtttaaaagagttaattacaagttatgaaataacactttctGAGTAGTAATCATGAAACTTGGGTGGCAAATTGGTAGATTTCTAGCCAAACTAGTATTTGTCTCTGTAATAAAATCTCTTATCATAGAGGGTAATGATTCTTTAGAAAGGTCAACTTCAATTTGGGCCTTTAGAAGCAATTGAgatatttacattattttattgcATGTATACTTGACATGacataatgaaattttatttaaacatgCGATTCAAcacatttttaatttacattCTATTTGACCTTAATTTAATTGCACCGAACGAAACTAAACATCATTCTATAATTTCCATTTacttcatctttgttttctttgataATTGATTGTAGCTCACTGCatgttttattgtattttataatgGACAGATCCGAGTCAGagtttattgaaaaaaatcattggTGAGATTCGAAGATTAATTCCTAAGTTGGTACATGTTGGTGAGAACATAGTTGGaatggatgaaaatttgaaagaagtggaGTTATTGATAAACGCCCAATCAAATGGAGTGAGCATGGTTGGGATTTATGGGATTGGTAAAACTACCATTGCCAAGGTTGTTTACAATGATATGTTAGATCAATTTCAACGTCACAACTTTCTTGAAAATGTGAGGGAGAAATCTAAAGATGGTCATGGTTTGCTTGAATTAGAAGAAAAACTTCTTTCTGATATCCTAATGGAGAAAAATCTGGGGTTAAGGAATATTGATGAAGGAATTGAAAAGATAAAGAGTGAGTGTTGCTTTGAAAAGGTTCTTATTGTTCTTGATGTAGATTGTCCAAGACAATTAGAATTCTTAGCTCCTAATTCTGACTGTTTTCATCGAGGAAGCATATTGTGACCACGAGAAATAAACGTTGCCTGGATGTATATGAGTCATATTCATCATATGAGGCTAAGGGATTAGCACATGAGCAAGCTAAAGAACTCTTTTGTTGGAATGCCTTTCGAAAATGCCATCCAAAAGACAATTATGTGGACCTCTCTAATCATATACTGGATTATGCTAAAGGCCTTCCATTGGCTTTTGTAGTTTTGGgttcttttctctttcaaagGGATGTGGATGAATGGGAAAGCACATTGGATAAACTCAAAACAAACCCTCTCGAGGATATTCAAAAGGTACTCCAGATAAGTTATGATGGACTAGATGATAAATGCAAGAAGTTGTTTCTTGATATTGCATGTTTCTTCAAAGATGAGGATGAAAAATTTGTTACAAGAATACTAGAAGGTTGCAAATTCCATCCCAAGATTGGACTAAGAGTTCTTGATGAGAGGTGTCTTATCTCTATAACAAACGACACTATAAGGATGCATGACTTGTTACAAGAAATGGGTTGGGCAATTGTTTGCCAAATTGATTCAGAACGTCCTGAAAAATGGAGTAGATTGTGGGAATTACAGGATATTGAAAGTGTATTTACCCGAAATAAGGTAAGAGAAAAATGCATGAATATACTTGAGATCTAAAGACATAAAAGATTCAAcaagatttatttttcttgttattatAGTTTGAGTATCTtatctatataattttattgaatCCCTATGCATCTTATACTGCTTATTCTCAATGCTTGTTTTCAGGGGACAAAAAACATTAAGGGGATTTTCATAAATTGGTCTCGCATTATAGAAAAACGTATACTTACTGCTGAAGCTTTCCGAAAGATGAAACGACTTAGATTGCTCAAAGTCAGATTCAATTCGATGGTGCAGCTTTCCCAAGACTTTGAATTGCCTTGTCATGATTTAGTATATTTTCATTGGGATTGCTACCCTTTAGAATCTTTGCCATCAAATTTTCATACAGACAATCTTGTTGAACTCAACCTCTGGGGCAGCAACATAAAACATCTTTGGGAAGGAAATATGGTATTGCtattatttagttatatttttcCTCCAGACTAATTTTAAAGTCTTTTGAAGTTTActtattgaaacaaattttcttcTGTTACAGCCTGCTGAAAAgttaaaagtcatttttcttagttATTCCAACCATCTAGTTGATATTTCAAGCATCTCAAGTATGCCAAATTTGGAGACTCTAATTCTAACAGGTTGTACAAGGTTACTTAAGTGTTTCACCCATGCTTCAATGTTATTATTAGAGTTATTACTAACTGTTTTCTTGAATATAATAGGGTGCAAAAGCCTTGAGAGTCTTCCAAGGAACCTTCACAAGCTGAAATGCCTTCAAACACTCTCTTGTGATCACTGTTCAAACTTAGAGAGTTTTCCGGAGATTGAGGAAGAAATGAGAAGTCTAAGAAAGCTTAATTTAAGTGATACAGGTATAACGGAATTACCATCATCAATTAGGCATCTAAATGGGCTTGAAAACTTGGACTTAAGTTATTGCAAAAACCTTTTGGGTCTTCTGGACAGTATTTATAGTTTGAGCTCTCTTCAAGCTCTCAATCTATCTGAGTGTTCAGAACTAGTGGGCTTTCCAGATATCAATATTGGAAGTCTAAAAGCTCTTGAATTTTTGGATTTGTCATTTTGCAAGAACCTTTTGAGTCTTTCGAACAGTATTGGTTGTTTGAGCTCTCTTCGAACTCTTTCATTGACAAACTGTTCAAAACTGAAGGGCTTTCCAGATATCAATATTGGAAGTCTAAAAGCTCTTGAATCGTTAGATTTCTCAAGTTGCAGAACCCTTGAGAGTCTTCCTGAGAGCATTTACAAATTGAGCTCTCTCAAAACATTGAGGATTGCAAATTGTCCAAAACTCGAGGAAATGTTAGAGATGAAACTAGGGGTTGATCTATGCCCCTGGACATTTTCACCTCTAACCTGTCACATTTCAAATTCAGCAATTATCTGGCGTGACTGCTTTTCCTCATTACAAGCTTTAAACCCACAGTGCCCCCTGTCATCACTGGTAGAATTATCTGTAAGAAACTCTTATCACATGGAAGAAGACATCCTCAGTGGCAGTTTCCACCTATCCTCATTGCAAATATTATCTCTAGGGAACTTCCCTAGCGTGGCAGAAGGAATCCTCAATAAGATTTTCCATCTATCTTCATTGGTAAAATTATCTCTTACTAAATGCAAGCCAACGGAAGAAGGAATCCCCGGTGATATTTGGAACCTATCTCCACTGCAACAATTATCTCTACGTGACTGCAATCTAATGGAAGGAAAGATCCTCAATCATATTTGCCATCTAACATCCTTGGAAGAATTATATTTGGGTTGGAACCATTTTAGTAGCATACCTGCTGGCATCAGTCGACTTTCCAATCTAAAAGCCCTTGACTTGAGTCACTGCAAGAACCTTCAACAAATTCCAGAGCTTCCATCAAGTCTACGATTTTTAGATGCGCACTGTTCGGATAGTATTTCATCAAGCCCCTCGCTTCTACCAATTCTTTCTATGGTCAACTGCTTCAAATCAGAAATTGAGGTATGATTCTCATGCCACGTTCCTCTTTCTTTTGTACCCATTGAATTTATATGGTGCTTTTGTGCAGGGCCGCAAGGTTATTAATCGTTATTCTATCTTCTACGGCAATGGAATTGGTATTGTTATTCCTAGAAGTAGTGGAATTCTAGAGTGGATAACGTATCGGAACATGGGAAGgaataaaataacaatagagCTCCCTCCGAATTGGTATGAAAATGATGACTTGTGGGGATTTGCTTTATGCTGTGTTTATGTTACACTTGCCTATAAATCTCCGGATGAACCAGATCCTATATCTGAGGATTACATTGAACTTATGCCAAGGTTCTATTGTAATTTGACAATCGAAGGAAATAATCAACTAGAACTCGTGGgttgtttctcttttatttctcGCTGTGTTCAATCAGTTCTATGTGATGTATCAGTTATGCAGTGGGTGATATGTTATCCCAAGTTAGCTATTGAGAAAAGTTATCACACCAATCAATGGACACACTTCAATGCTTCATTTTATGGTGCCCTAGTGGAAGAGTGCGGAATCCGTCTTGTATACAGAGAAGATTATGAACAGAAGCATCCAACAATGGCACAAGGCAGTACTTCTCATGGGAATTTTGGTGAGCATGGATCAGTAAGAGAAGATACTAATAGTAAAGCTCACAATAAAAGGAATCCCAACAGAGCCCAGGAGAGGAGTGTCACCAAAAGATTTAGAGAAACCCAAGACTGATCCCAAGTATTAGGCTCAACCACACTTGCATCACTAATGTTCTCTTTACTGGTAATtcatcttcttttctctttctaattCAAAGGTCAGAAATTTTTTTATCGTGTTTctcctttttatttgttttttccccaagataaacaaaaatttgtggCTATCACCCATGGGCACAAACTTCAATGGTACACCTCCCaagtttgtttttctctctctccaacCGTCTCTCCCTAGATTTTTCTGcattttcttcaaactcatatTTCCATATGAAATTCAATTACATTCGAGCATTTCAATCTCTGTAGCGACTGTCTGAATCATTTCTAGGGTTTCTTTTTTCTGGAAGTTTGTAATGTTATTGATTTATGACTTGATGTTTGGGGATGTTTTGGGTGGCTTGTTCACTTTTTTATAGCATGATTTATGGAACCAGAGTTGCTCAGCAGGAAATGGAATGCGTGTGTTTTAGGATATTGGCGTTATTTGCTTGTgccctgtttggttgctgagaaagagTGAAAGGAGGATGgagaattaaataattttcaatctaatcAATGAGAAATTAGATTTGGGTATTTGGGGCATTGGAGTTATTTGCTCTTACTCAGTTTGGTTTCCAGGAAACTGCAGGGAAAGCAtggaaaataaagtattttgaaattaaataaaggaaaatgaaatgggTATATTTTGGGGAATTGGAGTTATTTGCCTGTGCTTTATTTGTTGCCCAGCAAGTGTGGGAAACAatagaatataaatattttttattttaatttaattaccaGGAAATGGAATGCGTGTATTTGTCTCTGTGGGGAATAGGAGTTATTTGCTTGTGATATTTGTGGTTGCTAAGAAACCATCTGAAAATAATAACCTTTTTAATCTTGAGGGAGAGTTTTATAAACTAGTGATCAGAAACTGCTATAAAATGCCTGTTTGTTTAGAATTTTTCATCCCTATGTGGACATTCAGTCCACCTAGGAGCCCAATTTTAAGCAATTAtgaattttaacaaaattggTAGTAGAAGGCTAATGACTGTATCTTTCTTTCAATTGATGGAGTTAACTCTGCTTCTTAGGATTCTTGCATTCATCGGGGTCCATTCCTCAAGCTTATATGGATTAACAACTTtctttgaaaagaaattagaattcaGGAAATCAAAATCAGAAAGTTTACTGAAAGTTTGGAATCCACATATTACTGcttcttgtttttcttcctACTTCATATGGAGTTCCATTTGTGTAGTAAAAGAAATTCCTTTATTAAATGGTTCTTGCTCTGAAAGGAATCCTACATTTGTTTAGATACAACTATCGTCTAACCTTAAACAAGCCAAATAAAAGAGTTCATCTCTCCTCGAACCACCCATGGCACATGATTCCAATTTGTCTAAATTTTTGCTACTTCCAAGCATGAACGcctttcttcttgttcttattaaaattaattcgaTGTGGTGTTTGcgttgaaaacaaatttttgcatTCCACTTATATATGTTTTTGCTTATAAGAGGTTTCAGATTCATTAAATTTAGAATAGTAACAACTCAGTTGTTAGCAGTTTAGATTTAATTAAGTCTAACAATACTTGGTGAAAACTCAGATACAAGGTTGAAATTTAAAGAATGTGGGTCAACTATTTAATCAATTACACTCTCTTCATGACAGGATAACCATGTGGAGACACCTGAAGAGCTTCCTAAAAATAGATGTTCTTTGGTCATTCTATCGGTAAGTAGAATGCTAAATTCTATGCTAAAGTAAAAATGATATCGCCTATATGAATGATAGTGAGTATcaactttatttaatttactgTGAtaccatatttatttttcagttAAAATTTACATTCTCGCTACAACACTTGATTTTCTATGTTGAAATAGTGAAGATTAAATCAGAAACATGTTGTAGTCaactttatttaattatcaaattatgtATTTATATCTAATTAGCTCAATATGTTACGAAAATTTCTAAGAACTAAAAACAAAGTCACAATAGAGACGAGCCCTTCTTTTCTTAATGTATAAGAGGTGGATGAGATTTTCTATGATTGATTTAGTTTTCAATATTTCCAGTTTTTAAGGGAGAAAATAGATTCACTTAAATACAAGGCTTAGAAAGCTAAAGCAAGAGTAGTAAGGTGAAAATAAAAAGCTGAATGAGTTGCAAGCTCAATTTAAGGCCAGAAAAGATATTCACCAAGAATCATTCACATTTGCAGAGTTCAAGGAAGAACTTGTCTAAGGAGGTATAGTCTATAATCTATGCATGGAAATATTTACAATCGATGGCTTGgcatatatgtatgatatgcTGATGTTTTTAATGATATGTTGGAAGTCTGCCATGAGTTCCATGTGAAGACATGTGACTACTATACAAGAGTAccatcaaaatttgataaaattgacGCACAACCACTATGTTGGTTTTCTTCAATCGAGTTTGATAATTCTAATAGTAGGATTCGATTTCTCTaagaggaaaaaataatattagggTTGATTGTTTCTTAAGATTAGTGCCTTTCACTTAGAAATTGATTATGCACACTCTCAATGTCATCATAAAAATCATTTCGTTAAAAGGACCGCATAGATACCATCTACTCGTGCAATGAGTGCATGTAAATCAAGTGTTTTCATAGCAATGAGgtcatatataaaaattaacatgaaatgggttttttttctttaaataataaataataaaattcacaTATTTAGACACTTGTTCTTTCCGGTTAGACACCATtttatatgaagaagaaattATGGTCTTCTTGTCTCTTTTTTACTTCTGCTTAAGTTCTCTCATAAATGCAAACTTTGGCTTCTTACTTCAACCGTTAGGGGTCTGTTTCCCCATATGATCTTGTCCTCTAATCTCGATCTATATGATAACTTGTTATGTATCTATTAAAGTAACAAAAGCATTGTTACGAATTTAAGATGttcttattatttcattatttggtCTTTTACATTCTAATTTGGGTGGTATGTGCAGATAAACAGTATAGAGAACAGGTCAGTACTTCATGTTGCTCTCTGTGCTCCAAAGGATGCTGTTATATAGAGTGATGGAAAGAGTATGGTCCCAGACGTCTACAAGGTTCTAGACAAGATCAGAGCATTTTTTAGACTGCCTGTAGTGGTCCCTTGGTAATCAAAGTTGTTGTTTATAAATCTAATTCAGACATGTAATCTATAAATATCATCAAGTAGTAATTAAATGTTGTGCTAggaaaaaagtaataattaaatcCTGGTAGGTTGTAGCTACTAGAAAAGCCAAATGGATGTAATTTCTGTTGGCATTGGTGGCAACTTCTTAGCTAGACCCTCCTTTTTGTGCACACTGCTCTACCAACAGGATTAGATTCATAATTTAGTCAGCAGCCTTGTAAGTAGTTTGATTCTGTCTTTTCAAAAGGGgaatttgtttattgttttccATTTGAAATGTCCGAGATTGTTCCATATTAAACTCTGCCTGATATTTATAGTTTAATCTTGACAACCTGCGAATCCAGAGGCTATTAAATCTGCAAAAGGACACCAGCTGCCTTTGTAAGTAATCTTTTACTTATATCACTTAATACTATTACCCTCGTTTTCCTTATCCCAACCTATTCTTTTATCTGCATTTGCTTGTAGCCTTGCAAATGTTGATCCTGTTGATGTTGCTAGAATTATCACAGGGCTGAACCCTGAAACTAATTTAGGTAAATAATAGCTCTTTaatcatatcattaaatttaattatatctttgCAACCACTTTTTTTTGGTCTCACATCCTAGTTggtatttattttgataattgcAGCTATGGTGCTTTCAAGGACATTCACAACTGTTGAAACCATGTTGAATGTTTGTACCAAGGGAATGGACTTCAGCTGCTCTAGGGTTAGTGCTATAACATCAGTATTCATTCTTCAAGAATGTATATTgttatttggaattttgaaattacttAGCATCagacaatttaaaatttgttatgtGGATTGAGAACCATTAATAATCATTCGAGAGTGTATGAGAATGACTTTTAGAGTAAGACAGGTGATGCATGTTGAGGGATGAAAGAGGGATGTGTCGCATCCTTGAGTTCTTTGGAATAATTATAGGATTTTGCGAATAACTTTGGACATATTTGCAATGTTCTggatttttgaatgatttataGAATACATTGGGTTTTTTATTGGTCCATCAAAAACTAAAAGAACTTTGAGAGTGAATAATGTCTGACTGTACTCTTCTGTATCTCTCTAGCTATAACACATGTATGATTTTGTACTCTTTTTCAGGGCTTCGACAGCAGCAAAGCATATGATGGCTTGCAGTACTAATCTTACAGCATATTCTCCCTCTTGCAGATAGATAATGTCCAATATATATTCACTTATATCACATTTGTGCTTCAGATGCTGATTATCTATTTCTTGGATATTCCACAAGAGTGAGCACCCGATAATCTATTTTTCACTGTTTCTAAACTACCAGTAATTATGTGTGTTCTGATGATGCTagtttacttctttttttttttttttttaataatgctGCAACTTCTAATGACTTCAGGCCATCTTACCATACTACTAAGCCTAGGGAAGTTTGCCTGGCTCTCATATGCAATAAGTGTGTACCATGGCCTCCTGCTTGCATTATAATCTTTAAAGTGTCTTCTCAACATGCAAAATTATTGCAGATTTAGGTTGGCATGCATGGAGAGCAATGGAAAGGGAGTCTATGGTTTGCTAGCTACTTCCATTTGAGGCCTGT is drawn from Vitis riparia cultivar Riparia Gloire de Montpellier isolate 1030 chromosome 18, EGFV_Vit.rip_1.0, whole genome shotgun sequence and contains these coding sequences:
- the LOC117905734 gene encoding disease resistance protein RUN1-like produces the protein MDENLKEVELLINAQSNGVSMVGIYGIGKTTIAKVVYNDMLDQFQRHNFLENVREKSKDGHGLLELEEKLLSDILMEKNLGLRNIDEGIEKIKSECCFEKHIVTTRNKRCLDVYESYSSYEAKGLAHEQAKELFCWNAFRKCHPKDNYVDLSNHILDYAKGLPLAFVVLGSFLFQRDVDEWESTLDKLKTNPLEDIQKVLQISYDGLDDKCKKLFLDIACFFKDEDEKFVTRILEGCKFHPKIGLRVLDERCLISITNDTIRMHDLLQEMGWAIVCQIDSERPEKWSRLWELQDIESVFTRNKGTKNIKGIFINWSRIIEKRILTAEAFRKMKRLRLLKVRFNSMVQLSQDFELPCHDLVYFHWDCYPLESLPSNFHTDNLVELNLWGSNIKHLWEGNMPAEKLKVIFLSYSNHLVDISSISSMPNLETLILTGCKSLESLPRNLHKLKCLQTLSCDHCSNLESFPEIEEEMRSLRKLNLSDTGITELPSSIRHLNGLENLDLSYCKNLLGLLDSIYSLSSLQALNLSECSELVGFPDINIGSLKALEFLDLSFCKNLLSLSNSIGCLSSLRTLSLTNCSKLKGFPDINIGSLKALESLDFSSCRTLESLPESIYKLSSLKTLRIANCPKLEEMLEMKLGQLSGVTAFPHYKL
- the LOC117906492 gene encoding disease resistance protein RPV1-like, coding for MEGKILNHICHLTSLEELYLGWNHFSSIPAGISRLSNLKALDLSHCKNLQQIPELPSSLRFLDAHCSDSISSSPSLLPILSMVNCFKSEIEGRKVINRYSIFYGNGIGIVIPRSSGILEWITYRNMGRNKITIELPPNWYENDDLWGFALCCVYVTLAYKSPDEPDPISEDYIELMPRFYCNLTIEGNNQLELVGCFSFISRCVQSVLCDVSVMQWVICYPKLAIEKSYHTNQWTHFNASFYGALVEECGIRLVYREDYEQKHPTMAQGSTSHGNFGEHGSVREDTNSKAHNKRNPNRAQERSVTKRFRETQD